TGTGGCACTGATTGACGGGAATGGGACCTGGAACCTGGAACTGGGAACCGTGGAACCGTGGAACCCTGGACCCTGGACCCTGTCCGTCTACGAATACCTTAACCCAATGACTCATGCGCAATGGACCAAATGAAAATGCCTGAAAGGCACGCAGGCGGCATAACAAATTACTGGACCTGTTGTTTGTGGTGCTCTTTTTGAACCAACAAGATGGTTGTATGTACCTCTTTAGGGCCATAtacggggggtgggggtacaGGCGTTGTTGCTCTAACAAGGGACCGGAGTGGGGGCAGGCATTGGGATCGTGGCTGTCCCATAAATATGGTCTGTAGTGCGAACAGAACCACTCTCTTTGCTTTGTGTCCATGAGTCATCTTTGTTTACATAGAAATTATGCTACCTGCTGCATCATGTTCTTATGTTCTTTCTACCTGTTGTGCAGTGTAAGGGGATCGCCCAGATTTCCGCTCGATTCTTTTATAACAATACTTTGATGACAGAATGACTCTTATCAGCCAACAGGTATGAAAAGGTATAATAtgatccaaaaataaaactgtcGCCGGGGGAAATTCAATCacgtataaaaaaataatgagTTTTTCCAGTGTAAAAGAGTTAAAAACTTTATTATTTGAACAACTATTACGTACAAAGCTACATTGGAGCTAATGTAACTGAGGCCttaaaatcaatcaaattattattattattgattgATGAATAGATAATAGGCTTTGAAGCCAGGAACCCATATTTGATGTctccagctcttatagtctccgAGATTGAGGTAATAAAAAAAACGGATTGCCAGgatttgtatatacatacatacatacgtacatacatatatacaaatgtacGTACGCTTAAAGCCTTAAAGTAAATACTATCTTGACTTCGAAGTACTATCATCATCGGTCTCTGTCGCGTTTTGTTTACCATTTCTCGCATTGACGCCAAAAGCTTCGTTGTTGTCGCCGCAGCTGCATAAGCTTTTTGGCCTGCAAACATGATCGGACATGTTTGGATCGAAGCTTTTTGGAGCCAGCTCCAGTTTCACATGCCAACAACAGACAGCCGAAGTACCTTGCAAGTGCTTTGGTGGTTGGCCATGGCTCTGCTCTCTTCTtcgtgctctctctctctcgctctctctctctctctctgtccgtctCTCTGGGCACACACATGCGCAGTGCAACCTGCGCTCCAAACTGGTTTTGAGGGAGGAAATCGGCTTAGCTCACGGCGGTACATACCAATTTTGTGGTGCTGTGCGCTGTGCTCTCTTCGCGACGGTCTCGGTTTCGGCCTAAAGCCAGCTTCGGCCACTTTTTTTGTAGTTGATTTGTATCTACCTTTGGTGCGGACGGTTGGGTCGGAATAACGCGTTCTCCGTTTCGTTATCTAAAGCGCAACTGGGCTCCCCCAGAAACCagtctttaatttttttatttcaagcaaaaatcaattaaaattaccCACAAAGACCAAATAAATGTAAGCAAATGAATGGAGAATACAATTTCCATGGGGAAAATGGCTTGAAAACTTGTGCGAAACTGTgaaaatgtgcaaataaaaaattgtatattgaTTTTCTCTGAAAGAGGGAACACAACGAAGAAGaggaagcagcaacagcacaaaGCTGCGCTGTAAGGTTTCCAACGTGTGtccgtgtgggtgtgtgccatgtgtgtgtgtgtgtgtgtgtgcgagagagtcGGAGAGGAGTACAGAAATAGAGAAAAAAGTGTATTGGTGTGTGTGGCAAAAtgtcattttttttgttatgttcTAGCTTTAGccaagttaaaaaaaaaaaccccacaaAACCAAGAACCAGCAGCACCAAAAGcacggcaaaggcaaaaagcagaagaagtggatttacacatgtacatacaagCATACGTACATGTGAATGTATGTGCACACACAGGCATGCAGAAATACTCGATGGTGTATGTGCAAGTGTGTTCTTTTTTGTAATTTGCCTTTTAAAGGCATCATAAAAATAGCTCAGACTGCACTTTGAAAGTGAAAGAAATACCGTATGTATACACATGTACAATTGGACGTTATGCGGAATGTGAAATTGACAAATGTAATTATTGAACTGAAAGGTGGCCGACtcttccttcttcttcttcatcgCTGTTCATGCGAACAAAATCTCACGCTTTCTTTGCTGCCTTGACTTTATGGCTTGCGAGATACCGTGCAAAGGGTAACAGGCAAAGGGAAGCATTCAAAATCATAGATATGGAGTCTTGCTCAGGATTACCTTGGACAGATAAAAATACATGAAAGTACATAGCGTAACTAATTCTAATGGGATGAATTACCAAACACTCTTGTAGATATGTAGAAATGAGATGAAATCTATATAGAGGGTATCTTTTAGTAGACTACAACAAGCTTACTTGAATTTGCGTGGGCTCTCCCCGTGACGACAAGGAACAAACGACTTTGACcgctcgccctctctctcgctctcgtacGCAGGGCACATCCTGCGCATTTTGCCGTTTGACGTCGTCTCTTATTGATTTTGTGTGCTTTGGCGTTGTTCATTGATAAAAGATTACAGGTTAATGCGCGAGCGCGAATTTGTGTGGAGTTCACCGAGGTTCTGAAACCTTTGATACCAAATCACTTGACCTTCCGCAGATAAACCCCCCCACCAAACAACCAAGCATGTCGTAAGGAGTCCACAGACCACTCTAAAACTCTCTCTCACGGACAATGCAACCATTTAGCGACAGTCTGAGCAAGAGTCGCGATGATTTGGTCAGTGTCGCCGCCGATACCGCCTCCCGGCAGCAATTGTACGGCCGGAGGCGACACCACGGCAGTAGTCCCAACCTGTCACTGGATCAAACGGATAACCTGCGAAGAAGGTAAGTTTCGCACGATTtacaatacaaaaaatacttgcatttattttaaatcattttataAGAAAATTCCGTCAGATCGTGCTCAAGTGCGAGGTAATCGACCTTCAGCGTACGtacactgagaaaaaaaaactctagCGCGCTTCGGGTAGATTCCGAAAGCGGGCTCGGAAATATTCAACAGGTCGCTCGATCAGTTTcccaaaaacattttaattgatttatttcaATATCAAATAAGAACAATACTAAGTTCGGGGCCGAAgctttagatacccttgcGAATCGATTGTTTCCATTTAATCTTATTGAGCTTTgctattttatataaaaaatggCAAATACACTTAACTATTGACACGACACATCAGGATACCCACCTGAAAGGatataaaaaacttaattagATATTAATCAGCTGTCTAGATACCAAATTAGGGAAATAGCTTCCTTGTTTGCCGTAGAATAGGCTGGGTTCAATGATTTCAGGTGGAAATCTATGCAAAAATAGCACCCAAAATAAAGGAATAGTAATGGCTTTCAACAAACACGTGCTATTAATAAATTGTGGTGAAATGATAAAAAGCAAACGTACTCAAAGAGAGAAAACCGATCTTTGCCGACGCGCGACTAAAACTTCCTTGTTACACAAAGCatcacatagatacacacatgcaaacaCCTGCCTGTGTGGATTATGTCGCGCTGCTACAAAAACTGGTTTCGAGTGTGACCAGAGAGCACATCGGCATAGAAAAGGGGCCGCACAGACTGCAGCCGACTGCAGGCATTAGCGAATTTGGTCACtttgacaacaacaaaaggccGTGATAACAAAAGATGAGAGACGGACCGACCgcgagggagaaagagagttGTTCGAGCCCAGAGAGCACAACATCCGAAAGCTACGCTGATAATAGGGAGCTTTGGGGCCATGCTCCAACGCTACCGCTCACCATTTAGTTGGCAAAAATCAATCGTTTCTGACGGTTGTCGCAAAAATCGTGAGCCTGCCTTAATGTGTGCTCGTTCGCGTGCgtgagcgtgtgtgtgctgcttATCGCCAAATCAGTTGACAGTCTATTGTGTcgtctccttttttttgtggttgttgtgaCGCAGTATTTTGAAATTACGTGAAATTATTACAGTTTCTTAAACAATCCACGTGCACTACAACACATAGCCTGCGAAAGTGGCTAGCgctctgctcttgctcttgtAATTAACACAGAcacccaacaacaaaatcttACCAACTTACCTTGAcgtcatttcattttttttggcGACAAAAAATAGCAGCAACTCGGCcagcctctgtgtgtgtgtgtgtgttgtgcgGTGGCTGCTTGTGCTTGGCACGAACGAAACGATCAAAAGTTACTGTAACGCCGCCCCGaacgctgccactgctgtgcgtaaaaaaaaactgctgCCAGCGAAAAGCAAGCGtaaaaatttgcattaatgCAGCGCCGTCGACGTCGTCGCCGTTGTGTATGAATGAATGAGATTCTTAGTGCGCGACAACTaattacaaaaacaaacacaattggccgtggaaattgaaattaagtgaggaagagagggaaagggaaagcaaAGCACATTCACCATGGTCTATTATATATCATTCTTTGGCCACAACGAGCCGCCGGACAAGATTATTACTAACGAAAAGAGGTAAGCCACATTAAACTGAGTCACACCACACTGCAGCCAGCCAAACCATTTACCGTTATGTGCGTTGCACTCTCGCTGAcctgtgcaaaaaaaaaaacacgaaacgAATGACGCGGGTAAGAAGAACGCAGCATGCCGCCAAATTTCCGCGTTCTATGAACTACGACGCGTCACAGGCAAAGGTCAAAACGTGCTGTGCGGCTTGTCGgcttatttacatatatactttCGAGGCTTAATTAATACTTTTCacaaattcataaataaacacaATGCTCGTATAAAAGGTTTTTGACACTTGTTATGCGTGCGGCTGCCCTCTGGGCGCTTGCGAGAGTGAGATGACTATATGTATGGTCAGCCACCAAATAAATCTGCAAAGAACGGTAGATTCTTTGATTGGGTGTGTGGGTAACTGGTGATTTGCCTGTTCGTCGGTCCCGTGAGAGACTTTCTACGCGTCGGTCGTtcggtggttgttgttgcgatAAATGTTTTTCCACCTGCGGCTGCTGTCGCTACTCTCTGCTGCCCGTTCTGCCCCCCCCCAGAGTCTACTTCTCCTGTGTTTGCTTATCTTATCGCACCACAAAGCAAATACGAATTCCAAGCACGGCAACAGGAAGGCTtttgcgtgtatgtgtgtttccAGTTTCCAGAACTGAAATAAAGTCGAGGGGTGGGTGGGGCGATCGCTTCactaatatttatttgcacgGCTTTTTATCAATTATTCGCTCTTTTTTCTGCACGTTCACTGTGTCGGGCACACGAAAACAACAGAGTGGAACAATAGATTTTCGAATGCCGAAGCTTTGAATACCCTTGGAGATCGTCAGATTTATAACAATCATAAAACAATTGTGATATATTTTGTCGTTCACATGGCATAtggcatacatatatcgtataGTGATCAAATGTCCGATTATCAGCTATATAAAGTCGGACATCCTGCTTCTTCGGCTGACGCAATAAAAAgtaccctctgcaagggtacAAAAAATTATTGCGACGTGTGtaaacataaaaacaaaacccgaAACAACAGTTTGATTATCACGcaatggatatacatatgtatgtatgtattagtattagtattttCGCTTAGCAACGTTCGATTTTTATGGAAATCGAAGATACGCCGGATAATATTGGATCAGATCATTAGAATAGAAGGGAACACCATCCccattgtttgtttgtttgtaggAGGTAAATAGTTAGGGCGGGGGAAtcacatttatttatagaaATTGGTAGATAGTACAGGGGTTGTAGATCGGGTGGGTTGGCGTTGGCACAATGTTCCTTATCGCATTTGAAAACATAACACTTAAATATCGATAAGTAAATAGCGGGAATTGCAGGCAGTAGGGAAATAGTGATTCTTTAACATGTTTACTTACCAATCTTAATGgtattttgtttcctttggtttCTGCAGCATGGCCTGTCTGCAGGATGAGTTCGGACACCTAGGACTGGCGGCGACAGATCTACCCTTTAAGTCACCCGATCTCGACTCTCCGCCGCATCTGCAGCATCACTCCAACTACGGGGAGATCACGGACAGCAGTGCAGAGAACACGTGTCAACAGCGCTGGCCCCACAACATTGGCGGGGCGGCGGCAGCGTTCGGGCATCCGGACAAGCCCATAGGATGGATGTATGGGCTGCTGGGTTGCATGAAGCCTGTGCTCTCGTTCATCGGCAAGAGCGGCGTGATCGAGGTGAAGAGTCAGCGGAGCGAAGACTGGGAAATACCCTTCGAGTCCATCACGGATCTCGAGTGGTTGGGCAGTGGGGCACAAGGCGCCGTATTCAGTGGCAAGCTGAAGAACGAGATTGTGGCCGTGAAGAAGGTGAAGGAGCTGAAGGAAACGGACATCAAGCATCTGCGGAAGCTGGACCATGAGAACATCATCAAGTTCAAGTGAGTTTGCTGGCAGCAGTGTAAGCTTTACGAGTGTAATTCCATCTAAACGATCGTTCCATCTTGCAGAGGAGTATGCACTCAGTCGCCGGTATTCTGCATCATCATGGAGTTCTGTCCGTACGGTCCGCTGCAGAATATACTCAAGGAGGAGCAGGTTATGTTGCCGTCCCGCTTGGTCTCGTGGGCCAAGCAAATTGCCCAGGGAATGCAGTATCTGCATTCCCACAAGATCATACACAGAGATCTGAAGAGTCCCAAGTGAGTGCACCCAATCCAGCAGTAGATTTCCTCCATATAGATTCGGATTTAACGTATCCTGTTCTGTGGGGGATAATCCTTTCAGCATACTGATTAGTACAAATGAGGTGGTCAAGATTAGCGACTTTGGGACGAGTCGCGAGTGGAACGAGATTAGCACCAAGATGAGCTTCGCGGGCACCGTGGCCTGGATGGCTCCCGAGGTGATACGGAATGAGCCCTGCTCGGAGAAGGTGGACATTTGGTCGTACGGCGTTGTGCTCTGGGAAATGCTTACCTGCGAGATACCCTACAAGGATGTCGACTCCTCGGCCATCATCTGGGGTGTGGGCAACAATTCGCTCAAGCTTCTCGTACCCAGCACCTGTCCGGAGGGCTTTAAGCTGCTGGTGAAGCTCTGTTGGAAGAGCAAGCCCAGGAATCGTCCCTCATTCCGGCAGATTCTGTCTCACCTGGACATTGCCGGACCGGAGTTGCTTCGCAAGACGGAAAAGCAGTACTTTGAGACGCAAAAGTCGTGGAAGGAGGAGGTGCGCTCCCACCTGAAGGAGATCACCCAGAACGGCACCAGCATACACAAGTACGAGCAGGATCTGATCAAGCGGCGCACAGCCGAGTGGCGACACGCCCAGGACATACGCATGGTTTACGAGGACAAGCTGCAGAAGACGAACCAGCTGTTCGTTGAGCTCAGCGAATGCATGACCCAGctgcaggagaaggagaaggaaatTGCCGAGTAAGTGCTATCTTCTGCTCTCCTAAGACAGATTCGAACCCCTTTTGTTGACTTTTGAAATCACTTTTCAGGCGTGAACGGAAGCTGCCTGGAAACGGATATAAGCCCTCGCGGCGCTTTGGCAATACATTCAAAAAGATGCAACACTACCGCCGACGACTGAACGGTCCGCCGGCCGCCATCCAGCAGCAGACTTCCACCACACCAGATCCAGAGACCACGCCGGAGGTGAGCAATCCATATTTTGTTCGTTAGTAATGgtaataatacaatttttttgaCCGTAGTCCCCTATAAAGTGCGTGCTGTATGCCCAGCTGGACGGAAACTGCCAGCCAAAGTCGTATTTGGGCAACATCATTCCTGGCGGTGGCGGATGCGGAGGCAGCAGCATGgcaaacaagaacaagaagcGCGGCCATCGACGCAATGGCTCTGACTCGCTAGGAGCGCCACCCAAGTACAGCCCGACGCGCGATCGTCGCTACCAGAGCGAGCCGGAGAATCGAAAGGTACAGCTGGTGGAGCAACATACACAGACCGACGCCATGGATGTCAGTGAAACGGACATTAGTCCCAGCGCCGATCTGCCCCGCACTCAGCCGATTGATGTGCCACCCCCGAACCATCGCCAGCTGCCGCTTCAATTGCAACGAGTCCAGAAAATGGCCAAGGCTCAGGCGCAGGCCCAGGCCTGCAGAGTAGGCTCCGTGAATCCCACTAGTCCGTCGAATGGCAATTCGTTGAGTACCAGCGAGCTGACGTACCAGGATGCCTGCTCTAGTCCGGACCAGCTGATGAACGACGATGTGATGAACAGCAACGAGCGCCTGGACATCACCGACTGTTGCAGCGACAATGAGAATCTCGATCGATTGGGTCGCAAAGTCATCGAGTTCATCAACGAGAACCGCCTCTCCATTCAGTCCAACACGAACTCGAACTCAAACACTGAGAACGGGAACGGAGGAGGAGTAGGTTCGCCGCTGGAGGATCACAGGGAAGCTGGCAACAGTCCGTGCCTGAGTCGGTGCAGCAGCACGCAGAGCAAGCGAAGGAAGCAGCCGCTGGGAGACAATCCCAATGGGCCCAATGGCCCCTCCTCGATCGGGGGCAATGCCAATGGCGGGGAGGCCAATGCTCAGGATAGCTGGTCTGATGAGGAGGGCGAGACCACGGACTGCAAGTACGCCTTGCGGAGACGAAGGTGAGTGGGACATACGCAACGCAATCCAAGATCCAAGATTTCATCTGTGACATTTCTCATTTCAGCATTGGTCGCCTGCCCATTGCCCGAGGCATGCGTCCGCGGCGCAGCTACAAGGCACCGATGTCCCAGAAGATTGCCATACACCACAAACGCAATGTGGTCATTGTCtccgacgaggaggagaaTACCTCCGAGTACAGTCACTCGCCGTCCAGCCAGCACTCGACGCTGGAGAGCAATACGGATATAGCGTCGGCCATGAAGCAAACCCAAAACACATCCACCTCCACAAACAGCTGCAGCGAGCCCGAGGAAGGCGACGACGATTCGAGCAGCTCCagcgacgacgatgatgaggtGGATCTGGATTTGGAtcaggccaaagccaaagccaaagccaagggTTCCACACTACCCATGGGGGCGATGCGCAGCAGCGACATTATATCCATACCCACATTCGAGGCTGATGGCGCCGTCAACATGGTCTAACCTAGTACGATATGTTCTAGCCTAAGCGAGAAAACTCCTAAACATAACCAGTTGTACACGGTCGCTGTATAACAACTATctctactatatatatactcaACCGGGAAATCGCCCCCCACTTTTAATGGTATTATCTATGTTCACGTCCAGATCcgtctatctatctatcatctatctctctctctataatTTATTTCTATGTGTATGTTGTGCCCGTGTGTGCGTTGATCGCTTCGGAATGCACGTCCCACACTCGAAACCAAATAGAAAATTTCTACTGGGTCAGGGGCAATCTTTTCTTCGTGTCGTATTCGTATCGCATGCATTTCCTATGTTGCtgaatatataattttttttttttgcattagTCCTAGTTGATATTTGACCTTTGAGAGAGCTGCCTttgtaatatatttaaaaaattacctaattgtatatgtattttagaTCCTATGGCCTAGGCATAGCATAGTTTTTTTTCTCGATCCCAAGAGCTTGAACCACAAAACgaaacccaacaacaaaacctacaaagcaacaaaataattgaatCGGCCTCAGGCAAAAAATTACTTATATAGGAAACAGATGGATAGAAGGGCAAGGGAATTATGAAGACGAAAATAGTCAGggatattttttatataaacgaAATTTGCTAAAGAACTCTCGAAAGAAGCATGTTTTTTTCGAAGCgatttgtataattttgtaGTCGCGCTTTTGGATGGTGGTAGCGAGGAGTTCCAAAAGAATATCTTTCTTTCGATATGCACAAAATTCAAAGCTTCAGTGccttaaaatgcaaaatataaaaGCAACAGAATAagggaaaaataaaatacaatctaAGAATATTGAAAGAAAATCCTGGTAAAAATCTGACCGCGGCTATGACGCGGCCAATGAATGCTTTCcagaaaatgggaaaaccaTTGATTAAAACTTGGCCTCGTGCTCTGTTCTGGACTGTTCTGTTTTCTGGAAAGCGTTCATCAGCTGCAAAACgaattacaaatttaaaaataatactatATACacttaatatatatattatatatattctacatatatatatttatacactAGTTGGATGTTTAGCTATCGTAAGATGCGTCGTCGTCCCACCCGGGCCGACATTTCTCTGCATTATGTAAATGTACTCAATATTAAGTTTAAATTTAACGACTCATACGAAttagcaataataataaatggaaaacaaataaGAAACGCTACAACAGAAGACTCTAAAGTAAAAGAGAATCGTTTCTTAATAGATTTGACAGATAATGGGCTACCAATTGCTTCCGACAACCGCTCTGCcgtgtattttatttttggattcTCCGGCAGTCtctttttgaatttttgcttGAAAAACTGACTGCCTGTCGTTGGTTGGGCACCTGGCAGATGTCTAAAAACACTTGAAATTTGTATTACGctgtaaataatttataaactTAATTATCAGCTGGCAGGAGTCCTAGGCATTGCGGGTCAACAGATGCTTGAATCTCCTGCAGGGTGCCTCCAGACGAGTGCTCAGCGCATCCAAAGCCTTGACCTCCCGCGAGTCGATCATGTGGCAAACGACTTGCGACAATTTGCCAAATGGCAGCAGTCCGGCCGTGCCACACGACAGATCCAAGTGGCGGAAGCGATCAATGTTGCAGGTGCAGCCGTCGAAGACATAAAATCTCGATCCCGATTCGGAGCTGGTGTGCACTCTGAAGACCACATAGTTTCCCCAGGGCGTCATGGTGAGCACCCGATTGGCCGCCTGGAAGGAGGAGATGAGCAGACGCCTGAGGCTCTCCACAGTGCCGCTCTCCGACCCGGCCACAGCCAGCATATGGGCCTCCCGACAGAAGCCGGGAAACCTTGTCGCCTGAAACGCTTGCTTTCTGTTCGCTTCAGGTGGTTCCTGGCTCTTCCCTTTCCTGCCGATGCACCAGCAGGATTGCTGGCAAGTCTTCTGCTTAAACGTCTTGGCCTGGAACCGGGCCACCTTGAGGGGTTGATTGGGACACGACATCTGTCCATCTAGCTCGGAGTCGAACTCCGAGTTCTTCACTATGCCTTTACGGGTGGCCCTGATTTCCTCCAGGGACGACGCCAAATCTTTTGATGGTCCCGCAGAAGGCTTCATTATATCCCTTTTTGTGCTGGTTAGCTTGGAAGAGCTCTGAGGTCTTCCTGAAGCAGTGACGGACTGTTCTAATGGCTGTACGGAGTGGTGCTCGGTCCTTTCAGGAGGTGCAGACCGCACGTCAGTCTGACAGCTACATGGCTTTTCCTTGGGTGCCAAGAAGTGCGGGCATTCTCCTGAAGATAGGCGCTGGTCCGTCGCATCACTGTCTGGCTTGGCCTTCGGTGCAGAGAAGGTCTGAGTTTGTCCAGAAGCTAAACGCGAGTTCTCCCGGTCTCCCCCCTTCTGCTGGCTTTTCGGGACTGCGATAAATGATACTGATTTTGACATTTTGAGCTCATTTTGCTCCTTTTTGGGCTTTTTCTTGTGGCCTACGTCACGGGCCTGCGTATCCTCGTCACCTTCGCTCTCTTCATCTTCGCACTCTTCACCGCAGTCGAAATCTGGTT
The sequence above is a segment of the Drosophila pseudoobscura strain MV-25-SWS-2005 chromosome X, UCI_Dpse_MV25, whole genome shotgun sequence genome. Coding sequences within it:
- the wnd gene encoding mitogen-activated protein kinase kinase kinase 13-A isoform X3, which codes for MDIHIMACLQDEFGHLGLAATDLPFKSPDLDSPPHLQHHSNYGEITDSSAENTCQQRWPHNIGGAAAAFGHPDKPIGWMYGLLGCMKPVLSFIGKSGVIEVKSQRSEDWEIPFESITDLEWLGSGAQGAVFSGKLKNEIVAVKKVKELKETDIKHLRKLDHENIIKFKGVCTQSPVFCIIMEFCPYGPLQNILKEEQVMLPSRLVSWAKQIAQGMQYLHSHKIIHRDLKSPNILISTNEVVKISDFGTSREWNEISTKMSFAGTVAWMAPEVIRNEPCSEKVDIWSYGVVLWEMLTCEIPYKDVDSSAIIWGVGNNSLKLLVPSTCPEGFKLLVKLCWKSKPRNRPSFRQILSHLDIAGPELLRKTEKQYFETQKSWKEEVRSHLKEITQNGTSIHKYEQDLIKRRTAEWRHAQDIRMVYEDKLQKTNQLFVELSECMTQLQEKEKEIAERERKLPGNGYKPSRRFGNTFKKMQHYRRRLNGPPAAIQQQTSTTPDPETTPESPIKCVLYAQLDGNCQPKSYLGNIIPGGGGCGGSSMANKNKKRGHRRNGSDSLGAPPKYSPTRDRRYQSEPENRKVQLVEQHTQTDAMDVSETDISPSADLPRTQPIDVPPPNHRQLPLQLQRVQKMAKAQAQAQACRVGSVNPTSPSNGNSLSTSELTYQDACSSPDQLMNDDVMNSNERLDITDCCSDNENLDRLGRKVIEFINENRLSIQSNTNSNSNTENGNGGGVGSPLEDHREAGNSPCLSRCSSTQSKRRKQPLGDNPNGPNGPSSIGGNANGGEANAQDSWSDEEGETTDCKYALRRRSIGRLPIARGMRPRRSYKAPMSQKIAIHHKRNVVIVSDEEENTSEYSHSPSSQHSTLESNTDIASAMKQTQNTSTSTNSCSEPEEGDDDSSSSSDDDDEVDLDLDQAKAKAKAKGSTLPMGAMRSSDIISIPTFEADGAVNMV
- the wnd gene encoding mitogen-activated protein kinase kinase kinase 13-A isoform X1 yields the protein MQPFSDSLSKSRDDLVSVAADTASRQQLYGRRRHHGSSPNLSLDQTDNLRRSMACLQDEFGHLGLAATDLPFKSPDLDSPPHLQHHSNYGEITDSSAENTCQQRWPHNIGGAAAAFGHPDKPIGWMYGLLGCMKPVLSFIGKSGVIEVKSQRSEDWEIPFESITDLEWLGSGAQGAVFSGKLKNEIVAVKKVKELKETDIKHLRKLDHENIIKFKGVCTQSPVFCIIMEFCPYGPLQNILKEEQVMLPSRLVSWAKQIAQGMQYLHSHKIIHRDLKSPNILISTNEVVKISDFGTSREWNEISTKMSFAGTVAWMAPEVIRNEPCSEKVDIWSYGVVLWEMLTCEIPYKDVDSSAIIWGVGNNSLKLLVPSTCPEGFKLLVKLCWKSKPRNRPSFRQILSHLDIAGPELLRKTEKQYFETQKSWKEEVRSHLKEITQNGTSIHKYEQDLIKRRTAEWRHAQDIRMVYEDKLQKTNQLFVELSECMTQLQEKEKEIAERERKLPGNGYKPSRRFGNTFKKMQHYRRRLNGPPAAIQQQTSTTPDPETTPESPIKCVLYAQLDGNCQPKSYLGNIIPGGGGCGGSSMANKNKKRGHRRNGSDSLGAPPKYSPTRDRRYQSEPENRKVQLVEQHTQTDAMDVSETDISPSADLPRTQPIDVPPPNHRQLPLQLQRVQKMAKAQAQAQACRVGSVNPTSPSNGNSLSTSELTYQDACSSPDQLMNDDVMNSNERLDITDCCSDNENLDRLGRKVIEFINENRLSIQSNTNSNSNTENGNGGGVGSPLEDHREAGNSPCLSRCSSTQSKRRKQPLGDNPNGPNGPSSIGGNANGGEANAQDSWSDEEGETTDCKYALRRRSIGRLPIARGMRPRRSYKAPMSQKIAIHHKRNVVIVSDEEENTSEYSHSPSSQHSTLESNTDIASAMKQTQNTSTSTNSCSEPEEGDDDSSSSSDDDDEVDLDLDQAKAKAKAKGSTLPMGAMRSSDIISIPTFEADGAVNMV
- the wnd gene encoding mitogen-activated protein kinase kinase kinase 13-A isoform X2, with product MVYYISFFGHNEPPDKIITNEKSMACLQDEFGHLGLAATDLPFKSPDLDSPPHLQHHSNYGEITDSSAENTCQQRWPHNIGGAAAAFGHPDKPIGWMYGLLGCMKPVLSFIGKSGVIEVKSQRSEDWEIPFESITDLEWLGSGAQGAVFSGKLKNEIVAVKKVKELKETDIKHLRKLDHENIIKFKGVCTQSPVFCIIMEFCPYGPLQNILKEEQVMLPSRLVSWAKQIAQGMQYLHSHKIIHRDLKSPNILISTNEVVKISDFGTSREWNEISTKMSFAGTVAWMAPEVIRNEPCSEKVDIWSYGVVLWEMLTCEIPYKDVDSSAIIWGVGNNSLKLLVPSTCPEGFKLLVKLCWKSKPRNRPSFRQILSHLDIAGPELLRKTEKQYFETQKSWKEEVRSHLKEITQNGTSIHKYEQDLIKRRTAEWRHAQDIRMVYEDKLQKTNQLFVELSECMTQLQEKEKEIAERERKLPGNGYKPSRRFGNTFKKMQHYRRRLNGPPAAIQQQTSTTPDPETTPESPIKCVLYAQLDGNCQPKSYLGNIIPGGGGCGGSSMANKNKKRGHRRNGSDSLGAPPKYSPTRDRRYQSEPENRKVQLVEQHTQTDAMDVSETDISPSADLPRTQPIDVPPPNHRQLPLQLQRVQKMAKAQAQAQACRVGSVNPTSPSNGNSLSTSELTYQDACSSPDQLMNDDVMNSNERLDITDCCSDNENLDRLGRKVIEFINENRLSIQSNTNSNSNTENGNGGGVGSPLEDHREAGNSPCLSRCSSTQSKRRKQPLGDNPNGPNGPSSIGGNANGGEANAQDSWSDEEGETTDCKYALRRRSIGRLPIARGMRPRRSYKAPMSQKIAIHHKRNVVIVSDEEENTSEYSHSPSSQHSTLESNTDIASAMKQTQNTSTSTNSCSEPEEGDDDSSSSSDDDDEVDLDLDQAKAKAKAKGSTLPMGAMRSSDIISIPTFEADGAVNMV